CGTTCGCTGCCGGCTCGATGTGGTCATTGATCGCCCTGATCCGCTCACCGCAGGGCGTTTCGATGAAACTGTTCGCCCGCGAAAACCTCGCGCTGTTCGTCTCCGACCTACAGTACTGGCTCGCCCGGTACCGGTCTGACGACTCGTACCCCGACCAGTACGTCTCGTTCGATGTAGACGCCCACGAACAACGATACTGAGTACCGGCCTCTCTTCTAAATTGCTCACGCCCCACGTTTCTGTCTTCTCGCGCTCGAGTCGATCGCGAATAAAAATCGGCTCGTCCGGACCAGCCAGGTCCCCTCCTGTCCGTTACTGCACTTTCGCCATCACGGTCTCGAAGGCATCACGGCGCTGCGTGAGCACGCCGCCGACGGCTCCGAGGATCGCCGGGACGATGATTCCGGCAAAGAGGATCGCATCAGTGGTTGACGGACCGAACTCGACATCGGAGACAACCTGATCCCCTGCATCGTTGAGATACTCGGTCGACTCGAGTCCGTAGACACCGACGGCCTCGCTCCCGATGAGATCCACGACAGTTGGTACCTCGGAGAACGTATGCGTCATCACGACCGCCGCGATCGCGGCAAATGCGAGGTAGGGGACGGCGACGGTTACGCCTGCCTTCGCGGCATCGACGGCGTCGTCAGCATCGGTATATTTAGCCACAGCGTACCCAGCAGTGACGATGCCACCAACCGTCACGATGAACAGGAACAGCGTTGACAGTGTGAACGCATTGCCTAGACTGCCTGCGAACGCGGCACCGTGGTTCGGTGCGTCACTGAGAAACGCGGTCTCCCCTTCAGCTTCGAATCCGGTACCGAAGACGCTGAGATAACTCCAGCCCGCGGCCTTCCATGAGCTGACCATCTCCGTGATGACCAACGTTGCATCGTCACCAACCCCGACAGATTCGGCTTCGGGGCGTACCTGTGCTGTCACAATCGCCGTCAAGAACAGGTGCGTGAGATACGTGGCGATCACCGCGATTGCCCCGGTTACTGCCCCCTCTTTGATCGGAAAATCACTTCCCTCATCCTGTGGAACCTGCCGCTGCGCTGGCTGATTCTGCTGTTGCTCCGTCGATTCCTCCTCGTAATCCATTTGCTTCCCGTCTGACATCACTAATTCATCAGACAGAGATATATTATAACTTTCGACACTGTTTTCTTCGAATTGCAATCAAAACTCGCGGAACAGGTGCTCAGGCCACTCTCTCCCAAATTTGAATCACCACTGAAAATAGCCAATACGAACAGATCACTCAGAAAAGAGACTTGTGTGGACCGGGGCGAACTCACTGGACTCGTCAGGTTCTGGAGCCGTGTCTGTGATCGCCCGACCGGCGAGTCCCTCCTCGAGCAACTCCGACAGCGGCGGCCCGACCTTTTCGGGTTCGACGAGGAAGGCGTCGTGGCCGTGGTCAGACTCGACGACGTGGTGGGCGACGTCGACGTTGGCCTCGCGACAGGCCTCGGCCAGCGCCTCCGCCTGTTCGACGGTAAAGTGCCAGTCGCCGGTAAACGAGAGGAGGAGGAGTTCACCCTCGAAGGCCGCGAGCGCGTCGGCGTCGGACTCGTAGCCCGCCGACAGGTCGAAGTCGTCCATCGAGCGGGTCATGTAGAGATAGCTGTTGGCGTCGAACCGGTCGGTGAACTTGTCGGCCTGATAGTCCAGATAGGACTCGACCTCCCGGTAGGGGAAGAAGGCAGCCGCGGGGTCCGTCGGTTCCTCGCGGACCGCCTCCCGGCCCGCCGACCGCCGGCCGAACTTGCGGCCCATCGAGGCCTTCGAGAGGTACATGATGTGGCCGATCTGGCGCGCTCGAGCGAGCCCCGCTTCGGGTCCGGGGCCGCCGTAGTAATGGCCGTCGTTCCAGTCAGGATCGGACGTGATCGCTCGCTTAGCGACGGTATCGAGTGCGAGACACTGCGCATCGAGTCGGGCGGCAGTCGCGACCGCACCGGCGCGCTCGACGTCATCGGGGAAGCGTCGCAGCCAGTCTAAGACGTTCATTCCGCCGACGCTGCCGCCGACGACGGCGTGGAGCCGGCCGACGCCGAGTTCGTCTAGCAGTTCGCGCTGGGCGCGGGTCCAGTCGCCGACCGTGACCGGCGGGAAGTCGGTGCCGTAGGGCTCGCCCGTCTCGGGGTTCTCGCTCGCGGGGCCGGTCGTCCCGTAACACGAGCCCGGCGTGTTCGCACAGATGACGTAGTACTCCGTCGTGTCTATCGCTTTTCCGGGGCCGACGACATCGCCCCACCAGGCGCGAGCCTGACCTGCTGTCTCGCCGCCGGCGTCCGGACGACGGGCGACATGGGCACTGCCGGTCAGCGCGTGACAGACGAGGACCGCGTTATCGCCGGTGAAGTCGCCGTAGGTCTCGTAGGCCACCTCGAGGTTCGGAATCGATTCGCCGGACTCGAACTGGAACTCGCCCAGCTCGGCCGTGCTCTTCGTCGTCACGGTGTCTCAC
This genomic stretch from Natrinema sp. SYSU A 869 harbors:
- the metX gene encoding homoserine O-acetyltransferase; this translates as MTTKSTAELGEFQFESGESIPNLEVAYETYGDFTGDNAVLVCHALTGSAHVARRPDAGGETAGQARAWWGDVVGPGKAIDTTEYYVICANTPGSCYGTTGPASENPETGEPYGTDFPPVTVGDWTRAQRELLDELGVGRLHAVVGGSVGGMNVLDWLRRFPDDVERAGAVATAARLDAQCLALDTVAKRAITSDPDWNDGHYYGGPGPEAGLARARQIGHIMYLSKASMGRKFGRRSAGREAVREEPTDPAAAFFPYREVESYLDYQADKFTDRFDANSYLYMTRSMDDFDLSAGYESDADALAAFEGELLLLSFTGDWHFTVEQAEALAEACREANVDVAHHVVESDHGHDAFLVEPEKVGPPLSELLEEGLAGRAITDTAPEPDESSEFAPVHTSLFSE